A stretch of the Diadema setosum chromosome 16, eeDiaSeto1, whole genome shotgun sequence genome encodes the following:
- the LOC140239838 gene encoding uncharacterized protein, translating into MSEDRSGKLKRLAWDQPRARITMIIVVIAMATSPSFVEAYPSSCREGYHASYVGLGVTSRCQIASHSPVRTETAKRQSRVTPAAVPPSTRGNNARYVSWLPRPILKA; encoded by the exons AGAAGTGGCAAACTGAAGAGGCTAGCCTGG GATCAACCTCGGGCCAGAATCACAATGATTATTGTcgtcattgccatggcaacctcTCCGTCGTTCGTCGAAG CCTATCCGAGCTCGTGTCGAGAGGGCTACCATGCGAGCTACGTCGGCCTCGGTGTCACCAGCCGATGTCAG ATTGCCTCACACAGCCCTGTAAGAACGGAGACTGCGAAGAGACAGTCACGGGTTACACCTGCCGCTGTCCCTCCGAGTACACGGGGAAACAATGCGAGATACGTGAGTTGGCTTCCACGTCCTATCCTAAAAGCCTAG